From a region of the Sander lucioperca isolate FBNREF2018 chromosome 8, SLUC_FBN_1.2, whole genome shotgun sequence genome:
- the tmem30c gene encoding transmembrane protein 30C yields MGKVKGKSGPLARRPDNSAFKQQRLPAWSPMLTATTVLPFFYLMALICMLLGVWLLLTVQSTQEIKLDYTEAGTCDMCFEKRKNVSNAAQICTCTVVFPIKKALKGDVFFYYGLQNFHQNLRRYMDSRDDAQMVGRKTNLKNPSSYCEPFMKDPNGLPIAPCGAVANSIFNDTFTLTYHGSSGPSIPVPLLRKGITWYTDKNVKYRNPKNDNMTLAQVFEGTARPLYWQKPVYELDLLDPTNNGFINDDLIIWMREAAFPNFKKLYGVLYRAKQPFTKGLPAGNYTINISYNFPVQYFRGRKEVVLTTLTWFGGQNHFLPIAYLVTSCLILLIAIILTVVWWKFGKNGKRLEE; encoded by the exons ATGGGCAAAGTGAAGGGCAAGTCTGGGCCCTTGGCTCGGAGGCCAGACAACTCAGCTTTCAAACAGCAGAGGTTACCTGCATGGTCTCCCATGCTAACAGCTACCACTGTGCTGCCCTTCTTCTACTTAATGGCTTTGATATGTATGCTGCTGGGAGTATGGCTGCTTCTTACAGTGCAGAGCACACAGGAAATAAAG TTGGACTACACCGAGGCGGGGACATGTGACATGTGTTTTGAAAAGCGTAAAAATGTGAGCAATGCAGCCCAAATCTGCACCTGCACAGTTGTGTTTCCCATTAAGAAAGCATTGAAG GGAGATGTCTTTTTCTACTATGGCCTCCAAAACTTCCATCAGAACCTCCGCAGATACATGGACTCCAGAGATGATGCACAGATGGTTGGTAGGAAGACAAACTTAAAG AACCCGAGTTCATACTGCGAGCCATTTATGAAAGACCCAAATGGTCTCCCCATTGCCCCCTGTGGGGCTGTGGCCAACAGCATCTTCAATG ACACCTTCACTCTGACCTATCATGGTTCCAGTGGTCCTTCAATTCCGGTCCCTCTGTTACGGAAGGGCATCACCTGGTACACGGACAAAAATGTCAAGTACCGCAACCCAAAGAATGACAACATGACCCTGGCTCAAGTATTTGAAG GCACAGCACGGCCTCTGTACTGGCAAAAGCCTGTGTACGAGCTTGATCTCCTCGACCCGACCAACAACGGCTTCATCAATGATGACCTGATCATATGGATGAGAGAGGCAGCCTTCCCCAACTTCAAGAAGCTCTATGGGGTTTTATACAGAGCCAAACAGCCCTTTACTAAGGGTCTGCCTGCAGGGAATTACACCATCAACATATCGTACA ACTTCCCTGTGCAGTACTTCCGAGGCAGAAAGGAAGTGGTGCTGACCACGCTGACCTGGTTTGGAGGTCAGAACCATTTCCTGCCCATTGCTTACCTCGTAACCAGCTGCCTGATCCTATTGATAGCCATCATTCTCACTGTGGTATGGTGGAAGTTTGGGAAAAATGGAAAAAGATTGGAAGAATGA
- the cmss1 gene encoding protein CMSS1 isoform X3: protein MGDDLGDEWWTHEGASEAEEETQLEKQPTEKPNPKTKPEKRKSVTEKTVKAKKTKKNEQKECIIPQKKETEDEKSTKPKRKRKKKTITDVLSSSEPKPGCPADLQSLVTQYFSDKLSVIEQEELKLLDSSFLSSNDLTHTLSSYLKQVCPKWSKIQKQHKEKSSVVLLIVCSSALRTIELIKQLTAFKGEAKALKLFAKHIKIEEQVKLLQKGVTHIGVGTPGRISALIEKEGLGLQALRYVVLDWNWRDQKLRRMLDVPEVKLDFMKLLESGILNGCKEDKIKIGLF from the exons GTGCGTctgaggcagaggaggagacaCAACTAGAGAAGCAGCCAACAGAAAAACCAAACCCAAAGACAAAaccagagaagaggaagagtgtAACAGAGAAAACTGTTAAGGCCAAGAAGACGAAAAAGAATGAACAG AAAGAGTGTATTATTCCTCAGAAGAAAGAGACTGAGGATGAAAAGTCAACAAAACccaaaagaaagagaaag AAGAAGACGATTACAGATGTCTTGTCCTCGTCGGAGCCAAAACCAGGCTGCCCGGCCGACCTGCAGAGCCTGGTTACACAGTACTTCTCAGACAAGCTCTCTGTGATCGAGCAGGAGGAGCTCAAATTGCTGG ACTCCTCATTTCTGTCCAGTAATGACTTGACGCACACCCTCTCCTCATATCTGAAACAGG TTTGTCCCAAGTGGTCGAAAATTCAAAAGCAGCACAAAGAAAAGAGTTCTGTGGTTCTGCTCATCGTCTGTAGCTCCGCTCTCCGAACCATTGAGCTCATCAA GCAACTGACAGCCTTCAAGGGAGAAGCCAAAGCATTAAAACTTTTTGCAAAACACATAAAG ATAGAGGAGCAGGTGAAGCTGCTGCAAAAGGGCGTCACCCACATCGGAGTGGGGACACCTGGCAGGATCAGCGCTCTTATAGAGAAAG AGGGTTTGGGCTTGCAGGCATTGAGATACGTGGTTCTGGACTGGAACTGGAGGGACCAGAAGCTCCGAAGGATGTTGGATGTTCCTGAG GTCAAACTGGACTTTATGAAGCTGCTGGAGAGTGGTATCCTGAATGGTTGTAAGGAAGACAAAATCAAAATTGGACTATTTTAA
- the cmss1 gene encoding protein CMSS1 isoform X4, with amino-acid sequence MGDDLGDEWWTHEGASEAEEETQLEKQPTEKPNPKTKPEKRKSVTEKTVKAKKTKKNEQKECIIPQKKETEDEKSTKPKRKRKKTITDVLSSSEPKPGCPADLQSLVTQYFSDKLSVIEQEELKLLDSSFLSSNDLTHTLSSYLKQVCPKWSKIQKQHKEKSSVVLLIVCSSALRTIELIKQLTAFKGEAKALKLFAKHIKIEEQVKLLQKGVTHIGVGTPGRISALIEKEGLGLQALRYVVLDWNWRDQKLRRMLDVPEVKLDFMKLLESGILNGCKEDKIKIGLF; translated from the exons GTGCGTctgaggcagaggaggagacaCAACTAGAGAAGCAGCCAACAGAAAAACCAAACCCAAAGACAAAaccagagaagaggaagagtgtAACAGAGAAAACTGTTAAGGCCAAGAAGACGAAAAAGAATGAACAG AAAGAGTGTATTATTCCTCAGAAGAAAGAGACTGAGGATGAAAAGTCAACAAAACccaaaagaaagagaaag AAGACGATTACAGATGTCTTGTCCTCGTCGGAGCCAAAACCAGGCTGCCCGGCCGACCTGCAGAGCCTGGTTACACAGTACTTCTCAGACAAGCTCTCTGTGATCGAGCAGGAGGAGCTCAAATTGCTGG ACTCCTCATTTCTGTCCAGTAATGACTTGACGCACACCCTCTCCTCATATCTGAAACAGG TTTGTCCCAAGTGGTCGAAAATTCAAAAGCAGCACAAAGAAAAGAGTTCTGTGGTTCTGCTCATCGTCTGTAGCTCCGCTCTCCGAACCATTGAGCTCATCAA GCAACTGACAGCCTTCAAGGGAGAAGCCAAAGCATTAAAACTTTTTGCAAAACACATAAAG ATAGAGGAGCAGGTGAAGCTGCTGCAAAAGGGCGTCACCCACATCGGAGTGGGGACACCTGGCAGGATCAGCGCTCTTATAGAGAAAG AGGGTTTGGGCTTGCAGGCATTGAGATACGTGGTTCTGGACTGGAACTGGAGGGACCAGAAGCTCCGAAGGATGTTGGATGTTCCTGAG GTCAAACTGGACTTTATGAAGCTGCTGGAGAGTGGTATCCTGAATGGTTGTAAGGAAGACAAAATCAAAATTGGACTATTTTAA
- the cmss1 gene encoding protein CMSS1 isoform X1: protein MGDDLGDEWWTHEGNSGASEAEEETQLEKQPTEKPNPKTKPEKRKSVTEKTVKAKKTKKNEQKECIIPQKKETEDEKSTKPKRKRKKKTITDVLSSSEPKPGCPADLQSLVTQYFSDKLSVIEQEELKLLDSSFLSSNDLTHTLSSYLKQVCPKWSKIQKQHKEKSSVVLLIVCSSALRTIELIKQLTAFKGEAKALKLFAKHIKIEEQVKLLQKGVTHIGVGTPGRISALIEKEGLGLQALRYVVLDWNWRDQKLRRMLDVPEVKLDFMKLLESGILNGCKEDKIKIGLF from the exons ttcagGTGCGTctgaggcagaggaggagacaCAACTAGAGAAGCAGCCAACAGAAAAACCAAACCCAAAGACAAAaccagagaagaggaagagtgtAACAGAGAAAACTGTTAAGGCCAAGAAGACGAAAAAGAATGAACAG AAAGAGTGTATTATTCCTCAGAAGAAAGAGACTGAGGATGAAAAGTCAACAAAACccaaaagaaagagaaag AAGAAGACGATTACAGATGTCTTGTCCTCGTCGGAGCCAAAACCAGGCTGCCCGGCCGACCTGCAGAGCCTGGTTACACAGTACTTCTCAGACAAGCTCTCTGTGATCGAGCAGGAGGAGCTCAAATTGCTGG ACTCCTCATTTCTGTCCAGTAATGACTTGACGCACACCCTCTCCTCATATCTGAAACAGG TTTGTCCCAAGTGGTCGAAAATTCAAAAGCAGCACAAAGAAAAGAGTTCTGTGGTTCTGCTCATCGTCTGTAGCTCCGCTCTCCGAACCATTGAGCTCATCAA GCAACTGACAGCCTTCAAGGGAGAAGCCAAAGCATTAAAACTTTTTGCAAAACACATAAAG ATAGAGGAGCAGGTGAAGCTGCTGCAAAAGGGCGTCACCCACATCGGAGTGGGGACACCTGGCAGGATCAGCGCTCTTATAGAGAAAG AGGGTTTGGGCTTGCAGGCATTGAGATACGTGGTTCTGGACTGGAACTGGAGGGACCAGAAGCTCCGAAGGATGTTGGATGTTCCTGAG GTCAAACTGGACTTTATGAAGCTGCTGGAGAGTGGTATCCTGAATGGTTGTAAGGAAGACAAAATCAAAATTGGACTATTTTAA
- the cmss1 gene encoding protein CMSS1 isoform X2 — protein sequence MGDDLGDEWWTHEGNSGASEAEEETQLEKQPTEKPNPKTKPEKRKSVTEKTVKAKKTKKNEQKECIIPQKKETEDEKSTKPKRKRKKTITDVLSSSEPKPGCPADLQSLVTQYFSDKLSVIEQEELKLLDSSFLSSNDLTHTLSSYLKQVCPKWSKIQKQHKEKSSVVLLIVCSSALRTIELIKQLTAFKGEAKALKLFAKHIKIEEQVKLLQKGVTHIGVGTPGRISALIEKEGLGLQALRYVVLDWNWRDQKLRRMLDVPEVKLDFMKLLESGILNGCKEDKIKIGLF from the exons ttcagGTGCGTctgaggcagaggaggagacaCAACTAGAGAAGCAGCCAACAGAAAAACCAAACCCAAAGACAAAaccagagaagaggaagagtgtAACAGAGAAAACTGTTAAGGCCAAGAAGACGAAAAAGAATGAACAG AAAGAGTGTATTATTCCTCAGAAGAAAGAGACTGAGGATGAAAAGTCAACAAAACccaaaagaaagagaaag AAGACGATTACAGATGTCTTGTCCTCGTCGGAGCCAAAACCAGGCTGCCCGGCCGACCTGCAGAGCCTGGTTACACAGTACTTCTCAGACAAGCTCTCTGTGATCGAGCAGGAGGAGCTCAAATTGCTGG ACTCCTCATTTCTGTCCAGTAATGACTTGACGCACACCCTCTCCTCATATCTGAAACAGG TTTGTCCCAAGTGGTCGAAAATTCAAAAGCAGCACAAAGAAAAGAGTTCTGTGGTTCTGCTCATCGTCTGTAGCTCCGCTCTCCGAACCATTGAGCTCATCAA GCAACTGACAGCCTTCAAGGGAGAAGCCAAAGCATTAAAACTTTTTGCAAAACACATAAAG ATAGAGGAGCAGGTGAAGCTGCTGCAAAAGGGCGTCACCCACATCGGAGTGGGGACACCTGGCAGGATCAGCGCTCTTATAGAGAAAG AGGGTTTGGGCTTGCAGGCATTGAGATACGTGGTTCTGGACTGGAACTGGAGGGACCAGAAGCTCCGAAGGATGTTGGATGTTCCTGAG GTCAAACTGGACTTTATGAAGCTGCTGGAGAGTGGTATCCTGAATGGTTGTAAGGAAGACAAAATCAAAATTGGACTATTTTAA